The Musa acuminata AAA Group cultivar baxijiao chromosome BXJ1-8, Cavendish_Baxijiao_AAA, whole genome shotgun sequence genomic sequence CAAGGAAGGTGATGCAAATCCTGATATGAACTTGTCCTGTCCTCATTAATTCCATTCCTTCAAAATCTATAGATATCTTAGTGTTGCTTGGGACTTGCAGCAGTTCAGAATGCCTGACAAGCAAGGAAGATTTATGCTTGAGTACACAAaagtaagaaatcacattgtgaatAAAGATAGTATACACCAGAGATAGGAATCTGAGATATATTGTTAAAGAAATTAGGGAATCATTTAGTTCTAATTGTATGTTCTATCATATTCTCAATGCGAGGGAAATGATACAATGCATTATATTTAGGATTCACTTCTTTTCAATTTATGCTTTTTGTCCTATTATGGAATCTGATAGACAATGCTTTTTAAGTTAGAAGCAAATTTCCTTATGACTGACCTTGCAAGGTTATCTCTGGTTTTATATTAAAGGAACTTTTATTATTTGCATGCAGCTGAAGATGTCTAACGTATAATAGCTGTAGTTTCCGCATTTTTAAAAGAAGGATGTTTTTTGTTTTAGTCCCAATCCTTTTCCATTTGCATACTAATTTCCTAATTTATCAATTTTAGCTTATCATTTACTACATTATAGAACACCAGCACATGAGACTGCTGCCTATTTAGGTTAGCCATGGAAATTTGGATTTTGGAATGGTGAAGATTATAATGGAGATGAAACCCCCACATATATACCATTGTACTTGTACCCTATCAGAATTGCTCATCCTTTattgtcttataatttttttggtcTCCTAACCATCTTCTCAAGATAGATAGGTTTTTCACCCAAATTTGCCCAATCTAGAAATCCCTTCAAATGCTTGAATAACTTACCCTGAACGCCATAGTTTAGgtgaaatgataataataaaataattgaaaTGATCAAAGAATTATACAGATAAAACTTGAACAAATAGATTGGTATTATAGTTGGTATAGGGATTTAGAAATGGTTAGGAGTACTAAAGAGACAATGGATTGCTAGAAGAGGCCACGTAGATGTTTAAAAATGTAGCTTACAGACTCCATAGTGCTAATATCTTGGAAACTATTCACTGTATAATTAGAAAAGTTAATCTAGTTTCAGTTTTTGGCGATATAAATTCTCATTCTATATTTATCACTCTCTCTCTAATTTTTTGAATTGTGTTCCTTCCTAGGGTACCAATTATAGGAGGCAAGGATCTCGACCTGCACCGACTTTTTGTTGAGGTGACATCTCGAGGTGGAATCGAAAAGGTAATGGGTCAAAACtgaaaatgatattttatatggcattttaagttatattttttgctgctatatatttttattactggTATGCATAACATTCTTTATTCATGAAATCAAGGTTTCAAATACTGATCAAATCAGTAAGTCACAGTTGGTATAATCAATATTATACCATGTAAATTGGTATTggttgattttatttattactttTCAGTGATACCAAGCAATACAGTTTGGTGTATCACCTGGTATATAGGTGACCGAGAAGTTTgacaaactgtccaaactgttatCGGATGGAAATTTTAAACCTTGCATAGAATTTTATTACGAGTTCCAGAATTTCAATAGCAAGGATCATAACTGCAATCATGTCTGTCAAATATTTATCTATGCTTTCATTATTTAATATACATTATTGCTGAGGAACTACATGACATTGTCTTTTAGCATAAAGCTGTGGACATTTCTATTATTTGTGTATTCAACTTAATTATCTAATACCAAGTTGCATTTCAGTGTTCTTAAAGAGTTAAGGGTGTTATGAATTTTAACGTGTAGGATTACATTTTATATCTTGTTTAACATATCTAGAAAATCATGTTTTTATGACATCAGGTATCTGGTTCTACCTATAAGTAAAATCCTATTGGAGCAAACAGTTGTCGACATCATACTGAAGCAGATTAGGTTGACTTGTCTAAGTTGGTATTTAGATTGTAAAAGTCGCATATCTTGTCACCAAGCTTTGTTTAACATGTTCGCTTATTTCCTGACAAGTGACAAAGACCTCAAGGATTCAATTGAAGAAAATCCTGATACCCTAACAGTCCCAGATTGGAACATAACATGATGAGTCTCCCTATATGTACATGATGACCTTTCGCTGATTATTTGTTTTAAGCATTTGAAACCTGGTGGTGAGATCCACTTGGTATAAGGTAATAATCTAGTAACTTGTATTGTTACATGTGCAAACATAAAGGTTGTCATCCCGTTTTTCTCTGTCAAAAGATATTTCTAGCCAGCACCTTCTCAAATCACAGCAACTATTTATATCTTTTACTTGATGACAGGTAATTGCAGATCGTAGATGGAGAGAAGTGACTGCTGCTTTTGCTTTCCCCTCTACGGCCACAAATGCATCATTTGTGCTTCGCAAATACTACATGTCCTTGTTGTGTCATTATGAGCAGATATATTTCTTTCGGTCTCAAGGATGGAACACTCCAGCTGGTTTGCACATGCAGTCTCCCCCCCTCTCCCTTCCTTTTTCCCTGAGCCTTATTGTTCCTTACATTGTTTTGCAGCACCTGCAAAGATAGCCTCAGCCACTTCGGGTTCGTCAGAGAGATTGGTCGAGCATGTCTTACCATTTTCTGAAACTCAGGCTTCTTCCCGAAAACGGATGAGAAACAATGGTGAGTTTGCATTATAGTAATTTAGTGATATCACATACACTTTTTCGATAACAATCTTTGTTGTATATCCATGAGGTTGTTCAGTTGCCTTGAACCACGATGTGAAATAATTTCTATTGTCAAATTTGAGAAATATTCTGACTGTTGAGTGCTTAATGAAGCAATGCAAGATTGAGGCTGACATGCACAATGAGTTACTATTTAGTGAAACAGTTTTTCTCATGTATCAACGTGGTGTTGACAGAGTATTATCTTTTGCTAATTGTCACTCTTGTCATTGTCGTCATAAATGTTTTGTCTGAACTCCATGACAGATACCAGCACTTCCGCCAAGATTACTAATCAGTTACTACCCTATCTCTAGGTCTGGCCTCATCCCAATATCCTCAAGTTGTTGGAGTAATTGATGGAAAATTTGAGCATGGATATTTTGTGACTGTTACTGTTGGATCAGCAAAACTCAGAGGGGTTCTCTATCACATTCCTCAACAGACTTCTGAGCAATTAACACGGTACAGTGATTTTGCTGATAATAGCAACTTCAGAAGTGTTCGCCATCGTCGCCGTAGGAAGAAGCTCAGTAAAAGAGACCCTAGTCATCCAAAACCAAACAGGAGCGGATATAATTTCTTCTTTGCTGAGCAGCACGCTAGGCTTAAGCCACTTTATCCAGGAAAAGACAGAGAAATTAGCAAAATAATTGGTGAATCGTGGAACAAACTTACAGAGACTGAGAAAGCCGTAAGTACCAGCAACAATTTACTCAAACTTTTTTCTTCCAATGCTAAATGAAGATTCTGACAAGTTTACTtctgttcaatttttttttttataatttaaaatttcaggTGTATCAGGATAGAGGTTTGAAGGACAAGGAGAGGTATAAAAGTGAAATGGCAGTTTACATGGAAAAATTAAAGGCAGGTCATGTTATCAGTAATGCAGTGCCAATCCAACAGCGTCCAGCTGAACCAGAGATGGCGGAAGATACCGATTCAAAATTTGAGACTGTTGGGGGTGATTCAACTATAAATGATGAGAATGATTACAGCTCCGAGAGCAGTGGTTCTGAGGGAAAAGTATCAGACGAGGATTTTGAAATGGAGGCATCTCCGGTATTCAGTGTTACAACCACTTGTGGGACTACTAGCTTGGCAGAACCATCAACCGAAAAAGATGATTTCGAGCTACGAAGGAGAGTCGATGCCAAATCAGAAAGCGAGCAAGATCCTTATATTTTTGCTCGGGATACTGAATCTAGGAAATTTACGGAGTCATCAACTGATAAGCAATAAGCAGGTGTTCAAAACAGATATCACATAATTGGCACTCAACTCCTTGCGAACTATATTCCTAGATCGATAAAACTTTGTTAGTTTGTCGTGATGTAAATGTAGTCAGTCTATGATATTTTTCTTCCCTTTCATCTCCTGCGACCATGGTAGTTTTCTTGATTAGGTATCTGGTAAATTTTTTTTGCCCTTTTTTCTTGAAATGTAAGCTGCCTGAGATGCGCGTTAGTCAGGCAAGTATTCTAAATGAGAAGATTGACCAGACTTTGTTTCTTGCATCTCATAATGTAGGATATCCTGCTCTACATTACAATGTTCATAGTCACACTTTGTGAGCAAACATCAAGGAAAACAAATGAGATGTGTAGTAATCATGGAAATCTCAGCAGACATTAGACCATTAAATTCTGGGCTGAAACTTCAACTTGGATCTACTTGTATCTATAGATGGATGTGCAAATTCTTTATTGAGCATTTTAACAAACAGATTATTGGTTTTCAAGAATAACCCTTCATTTATAATTTACTAAGTTTTGGAGCAAAATCACATATTCTCTTGGCAAATAAAACTTGATGACTTTTCCGGTTAGTTTTTCCGTCAGTCGGTCGATAATAAAAGTTAGTTTTTGAATCAAATGATTGGGTTTGAGTAGATATTATTATGAGATTTCTTACTGATTCAATCCAAGAGTTTAACCAATATGTTTCATATTACCACTTCTAATATTTAGCAATGTGACATTCTTTTTTAATTGTATGAGCGAATTCTCAAGAAAATTTATCTCTTTTTGGGGTTTTCTGTTTTTCATCAAAATTTTCAATCGATGCCCTTTTTATCATATTTCTAAAATACTTGACAAGCCACTTACTAGCAACTCTTGTCCTTTTTggtattaatattattaagtccCCAGTATTAATATTTTTCAAAACACTAAGTCTGGTTAATTGATCTAAGCCCTCAGCTACAATATTTCTCAAAACACTATTGTCTTTTTAAACATATTAATAGTTCTTATCCTCGCCACGAAGATAAGCATGGGTTTGGCCGGTAAGGGCAAACTATGAGGAGAATGAACGCGGGCGAAGTAGCAGCGCCTCTTACATCCAAAACGCAATTGACGACGACGGGATTATTTATATCCACAacctctttttgtttttttgtgtttttggggTCCTATAAATAAACCTCGTCATTATCTTCCATTTAAAAATGGACTaaatttggaaaagaaaaaagatttaCATGAAATGTAATCTATCATACTATTTATTAATCTGTATTAAAACAACTTGGAGTTCAAATTCTGAAAATTATTTCTAGCTTTGGCGAATAATTAAGCTGTCATTTCATTTTTCAATGAACAATGCCCAATATAAGCAAAATGACTAAATTTAGAGAGACTAATACATAGCAAGTTCTATGAAGAAGGAGATGCACCGTCATGACCCAACAACAAATCACCCAAGTATATAAATAATTACTATCAAATTGGCATAACCGAGTCAAACATATCGAGCACACCTGCATTAAGCAGTGAACTGTGGATGGATTACATATCCTTCTTAAAACTTGCCTTTGGTATTCATCTATGGAGGATATGATGGATGAGCTTGTCAGGTAATTTTCCTGTTGCctggatgaaaaaaaaaaagagaaattatcTCCGATTGACTACCATCAAGTTGAAGAGTAATGATAcatcagcaaaagaaaaaaaagaaaaaaaggaggagaaggtaTAATACCGACAAATTCTTGACAAACCTCTAACACTAAAGTTAGAATGAGATATAGAGTATGGAAAGATGCAGCCAATAACTAACCTGAAAGTGC encodes the following:
- the LOC135581083 gene encoding high mobility group B protein 15-like → MIEKGSEVSDKGWKGVEEGVGSDKGKHVVLTNSHPQLVGEEGATSPAEYHPYPKPLADYEDVIADPKLFRETLEKLHSTMGTKFMVPIIGGKDLDLHRLFVEVTSRGGIEKVIADRRWREVTAAFAFPSTATNASFVLRKYYMSLLCHYEQIYFFRSQGWNTPAAPAKIASATSGSSERLVEHVLPFSETQASSRKRMRNNGLASSQYPQVVGVIDGKFEHGYFVTVTVGSAKLRGVLYHIPQQTSEQLTRYSDFADNSNFRSVRHRRRRKKLSKRDPSHPKPNRSGYNFFFAEQHARLKPLYPGKDREISKIIGESWNKLTETEKAVYQDRGLKDKERYKSEMAVYMEKLKAGHVISNAVPIQQRPAEPEMAEDTDSKFETVGGDSTINDENDYSSESSGSEGKVSDEDFEMEASPVFSVTTTCGTTSLAEPSTEKDDFELRRRVDAKSESEQDPYIFARDTESRKFTESSTDKQ